In Actinomadura citrea, a single window of DNA contains:
- a CDS encoding S1C family serine protease, translating to MSEDSGRRRARAAIPLLLVALLALLAPGCRVVESGTPQDVPPSVTASRHKHAKPSGRRPGVVNIETEQTLNGTRAAGTGIVLTASGLVLTNNHVIQGATAIKGTDVDNRRGYTAEVVGYDRAGDIAVIRLSGATRLKTAAFASAGGVAVGDAVTAVGNAGGKGGMPSVVTGKVTALGQSVTARDDSNGTSERLTGLLETNAPIRPGDSGGPLLDTSGKVIGINTAASSGFSVKGAEKRRDHRGYAIPSDRALETARQIQRGEASSTVHIGRTAMLGVKVRPNGRSPGALVAELVPGSPAEAAGVPVGGVIVAFGDAAVDTPSALTTLMLARHPGDAVRIEWTTSQGDRRTGTVHLTEGPPQ from the coding sequence GTGAGCGAGGACTCCGGGCGCCGCCGCGCCCGCGCCGCGATCCCGTTGCTGCTGGTGGCGCTCCTGGCCCTCCTCGCCCCCGGCTGCCGGGTCGTGGAGAGCGGCACCCCGCAGGACGTCCCGCCGTCCGTCACGGCGAGCCGCCACAAGCACGCCAAGCCCAGCGGGCGCCGGCCCGGCGTGGTCAACATCGAGACCGAGCAGACGCTGAACGGCACCCGCGCCGCCGGGACGGGCATCGTGCTCACCGCGTCCGGCCTCGTGCTGACCAACAACCACGTCATCCAGGGCGCCACCGCGATCAAGGGGACGGACGTCGACAACCGCCGCGGCTACACCGCGGAGGTCGTGGGCTACGACCGGGCGGGCGACATCGCGGTGATCCGGCTCTCCGGCGCGACCCGGCTGAAGACCGCCGCGTTCGCCTCCGCGGGCGGCGTCGCGGTCGGCGACGCGGTCACCGCCGTCGGCAACGCGGGCGGCAAGGGCGGCATGCCGTCGGTCGTCACCGGCAAGGTCACCGCGCTGGGGCAGTCCGTCACCGCGCGCGACGACAGCAACGGCACCTCCGAGCGGCTCACCGGGCTGCTCGAGACGAACGCGCCGATCCGGCCGGGCGACTCCGGCGGGCCGCTGCTCGACACCTCCGGCAAGGTCATCGGCATCAACACCGCGGCGTCCTCCGGTTTCTCGGTGAAGGGCGCCGAGAAGCGCAGGGACCACCGGGGCTACGCCATCCCGTCCGACCGGGCGCTGGAGACCGCGCGGCAGATCCAGCGCGGCGAGGCGTCCTCGACCGTGCACATCGGCCGCACCGCCATGCTCGGCGTCAAGGTCCGCCCGAACGGCCGCTCCCCCGGCGCGCTGGTCGCCGAGCTCGTGCCCGGCTCCCCCGCCGAGGCCGCCGGGGTCCCCGTCGGCGGCGTCATCGTCGCCTTCGGCGACGCCGCGGTCGACACCCCGTCCGCCCTCACGACCCTGATGCTGGCCCGCCATCCGGGCGACGCCGTCCGGATCGAGTGGACGACGAGCCAGGGCGACCGCAGGACGGGCACCGTCCACCTGACGGAAGGCCCGCCCCAGTAA
- a CDS encoding FdhF/YdeP family oxidoreductase, with the protein MTRKAPADDSDDADLEVSKPKTWAAGVPGVTAALRHSYAQMGVRRTALTLLRVNQKQGFDCPGCAWPEGDHRHAAEFCENGAKAVAEEATARRVTREFFAEHGVEELAGRSDHWLGQQGRLTEPMVKRAGSGHYEPVSWDEAFGLLASELNALDSPDEAVFYTSGRTSNEAAFAYQLFARAFGTNNMPDCSNMCHESSGSALSETIGIGKGSVLLEDLYRADLVFVVGQNPGTNHPRMLSALERAKEEGARVIAVNPLPEAGLMRFKNPQRASGMAGRGTVLADRFLQIRLNGDLALFQALNRMLLESDAPGALDREFLDAHAHGFAAFREHALGLDWDDVLEATGLTREEITATLGDVLTAERIVVCWAMGLTQHRNSVPTIREIVNFLLLRGNIGRPGAGVCPVRGHSNVQGDRTMGIWERPKPAFLDALAAEFGFEPPREHGLDTVEAIRAMRDGRAKVFLGMGGNFVRATPDSAVTEAALRGCRLTAQVSTKLNRSHAVTGEVALILPTLGRTERDVRETGPQIVSVEDSMGMVHASRGRLAPASRHLLSEVAIVCRLARAALPGSGIGWEAMERDYDVIRDHVSRVVPGFEGFNARLREPGGFTLPHAPRDERRFPTATGKANLTVNELEVLRVPEGRLLLQTIRSHDQYNTTVYGLDDRYRGIKAGRRVVLVNPADLARLGIADGAIVDLVSEWPDRAERRAPAFRAVSYPTAPGCAAAYFPETNVLVPLDSTAEISNTPTSKSVVVRLEPASGGPGA; encoded by the coding sequence ATGACGCGCAAGGCGCCCGCCGACGACTCCGACGACGCCGATCTGGAGGTCTCGAAGCCGAAGACCTGGGCGGCGGGCGTTCCCGGAGTGACGGCCGCGCTGCGCCACTCCTACGCGCAGATGGGCGTGCGGCGGACGGCGCTGACGCTGCTGCGCGTCAACCAGAAGCAGGGGTTCGACTGCCCGGGCTGCGCCTGGCCGGAGGGCGACCACCGGCACGCGGCCGAGTTCTGCGAGAACGGCGCGAAGGCCGTCGCGGAGGAGGCGACGGCGCGGCGCGTCACCCGGGAGTTCTTCGCCGAGCACGGCGTCGAGGAACTGGCCGGGCGGTCCGACCACTGGCTCGGGCAGCAGGGGCGGCTGACCGAGCCGATGGTGAAGCGCGCCGGGTCCGGGCACTACGAGCCGGTGTCGTGGGATGAGGCGTTCGGCCTGCTGGCGTCCGAGCTGAACGCCCTGGACTCGCCGGACGAGGCCGTCTTCTACACCTCCGGGCGGACGAGCAACGAGGCCGCGTTCGCCTACCAGCTGTTCGCGCGGGCGTTCGGCACGAACAACATGCCCGACTGCAGCAACATGTGCCACGAGTCGTCCGGGTCCGCGCTGAGCGAGACGATCGGCATCGGCAAGGGCTCGGTCCTGCTGGAGGACCTCTACCGGGCCGACCTCGTCTTCGTCGTCGGCCAGAACCCGGGGACGAACCACCCGCGGATGCTGTCGGCGCTGGAGCGGGCGAAGGAGGAGGGCGCCCGCGTCATCGCCGTCAACCCGCTGCCCGAGGCGGGGCTGATGCGGTTCAAGAACCCGCAGCGCGCCTCCGGCATGGCCGGGCGGGGCACGGTGCTCGCCGACCGGTTCCTGCAGATCCGGCTGAACGGCGACCTCGCGCTGTTCCAGGCCCTCAACCGGATGCTGCTGGAGTCGGACGCGCCGGGCGCCCTCGACCGGGAGTTCCTCGACGCTCACGCGCACGGCTTCGCGGCGTTCCGCGAGCACGCCCTCGGCCTGGACTGGGACGACGTGCTGGAGGCGACCGGCCTCACCCGCGAGGAGATCACCGCGACGCTGGGCGACGTCCTCACCGCCGAGCGGATCGTCGTCTGCTGGGCGATGGGCCTCACCCAGCACCGCAACTCCGTGCCGACGATCCGCGAGATCGTCAACTTCCTGCTGCTGCGCGGCAACATCGGCCGGCCCGGCGCGGGCGTCTGCCCGGTGCGCGGTCACTCCAACGTGCAGGGCGACCGGACGATGGGCATCTGGGAGCGGCCGAAGCCCGCCTTCCTGGACGCCCTCGCCGCCGAGTTCGGGTTCGAGCCGCCCCGCGAGCACGGGCTGGACACCGTCGAGGCGATCCGCGCCATGCGCGACGGCAGGGCGAAGGTGTTCCTCGGCATGGGCGGCAACTTCGTCCGCGCCACCCCCGACTCGGCCGTGACGGAGGCGGCCCTGCGCGGCTGCCGGCTGACCGCGCAGGTGTCGACCAAGCTCAACCGCTCGCACGCGGTGACCGGCGAGGTGGCGCTGATCCTCCCGACGCTCGGCCGCACCGAGCGCGACGTGCGGGAGACGGGGCCGCAGATCGTCTCCGTCGAGGACTCGATGGGCATGGTGCACGCCTCGCGCGGCCGCCTGGCCCCGGCGTCGAGGCACCTGCTCTCGGAGGTGGCGATCGTCTGCCGGCTCGCCAGGGCGGCGCTGCCCGGCTCGGGCATCGGCTGGGAGGCGATGGAGCGCGACTACGACGTGATCCGCGACCACGTCTCCCGGGTCGTCCCCGGCTTCGAGGGCTTCAACGCCCGCCTCCGCGAGCCCGGCGGCTTCACCCTCCCCCACGCGCCCCGCGACGAGCGCAGGTTCCCGACGGCGACCGGCAAGGCCAACCTCACGGTGAACGAACTGGAGGTCCTGCGGGTCCCCGAGGGGCGGCTGCTGCTGCAGACGATCCGGAGCCACGACCAGTACAACACCACCGTCTACGGCCTGGACGACCGCTACCGGGGCATCAAGGCGGGACGCCGCGTCGTCCTCGTCAACCCCGCCGACCTGGCCCGCCTCGGCATCGCCGACGGCGCGATCGTCGACCTCGTCTCGGAGTGGCCGGACCGCGCCGAGCGCCGCGCCCCCGCCTTCCGGGCCGTCTCCTACCCGACCGCGCCGGGCTGCGCGGCGGCCTACTTCCCGGAGACGAACGTCCTGGTCCCGCTCGACAGCACCGCCGAGATCAGCAACACCCCCACGTCCAAGTCCGTCGTCGTCCGCCTGGAGCCGGCGTCCGGAGGCCCAGGCGCGTGA
- a CDS encoding DUF6882 domain-containing protein, protein MDAFSDALLDLCAPHLGWAIEQFDVFCSVLPEGAVRIDAGTGVARVGDLELRADLLGTYAEDATFQWAWAKRVALSHDGTVNHATYGLQGTLA, encoded by the coding sequence ATGGACGCCTTCAGTGACGCTCTGCTCGATCTGTGCGCTCCGCACCTGGGCTGGGCCATCGAACAGTTCGACGTCTTCTGTTCCGTCCTCCCGGAGGGGGCCGTCCGGATCGACGCCGGCACCGGCGTCGCCCGCGTCGGGGACCTGGAGCTGCGTGCCGACCTGCTGGGAACCTATGCCGAGGACGCCACCTTCCAGTGGGCTTGGGCCAAGCGAGTCGCTCTCAGCCACGACGGCACGGTGAACCACGCGACCTACGGCCTCCAGGGCACCCTCGCCTAG
- a CDS encoding DUF1707 SHOCT-like domain-containing protein, producing the protein MTNLPEHAGTPGPPEMRAGDADRERVAQVLRDAAGDGRLTLDELEERLDAVYSAKTYGELAPITRDLPGPGGAMPPLPLSGADWRPVEGAPTWKIGIGIMSGFLRSGVWNVPRTFTAFAFWGGGKIDLREARFDEGTVTIRALAIMGGFEIIVPDDITVHVKGLGIMGGFDQRASGPGVPGSPTVVVKGLAFWGGVGVKRRKSDRQKKKRRRELETD; encoded by the coding sequence ATGACGAACCTCCCCGAGCATGCCGGAACGCCCGGGCCGCCGGAGATGCGGGCCGGCGACGCCGACCGCGAGCGGGTCGCGCAGGTGCTGCGCGACGCGGCCGGCGACGGGCGCCTGACGCTCGACGAGCTGGAGGAGCGGCTGGACGCGGTCTACTCGGCCAAGACGTACGGGGAACTGGCGCCGATCACCCGTGACCTGCCGGGGCCGGGCGGGGCCATGCCGCCGCTGCCGCTGTCCGGGGCGGACTGGCGGCCGGTGGAGGGCGCGCCGACCTGGAAGATCGGCATCGGGATCATGAGCGGGTTCCTGCGCTCCGGCGTGTGGAACGTCCCGCGCACGTTCACCGCGTTCGCGTTCTGGGGCGGCGGCAAGATCGACCTGCGCGAGGCCCGGTTCGACGAGGGCACCGTGACGATCCGGGCCCTGGCGATCATGGGCGGGTTCGAGATCATCGTGCCGGACGACATCACCGTGCACGTCAAGGGCCTCGGCATCATGGGCGGCTTCGACCAGCGGGCGAGCGGCCCCGGCGTGCCCGGCTCCCCCACGGTCGTCGTCAAGGGCCTGGCGTTCTGGGGCGGCGTCGGCGTCAAGCGCCGCAAGTCCGACCGGCAGAAGAAGAAGCGCCGGCGGGAACTCGAAACCGACTAG
- a CDS encoding TetR/AcrR family transcriptional regulator: MTAQKDRATRDRIVRAAARLLTESDGEPVSTRAVCTAAGVGAPTLYHHFGDKQGLFDAVAAHGFEEYLASKRAQGSTGDPIEDLRRGWDLHVEYGVTHPAFYTLMYGTSRTPAAADEAHRILLGLIEAIARAGRLRVPVETAARVIHSAGVGVTLTLIASPAGEDADRDTSVRTREAVLAAVTVEDAAQADAAPPSHAVALKAVALKAALAAAPPPALTPSEAALLSEWLDRVAG; this comes from the coding sequence GTGACTGCTCAGAAGGACCGCGCCACGCGGGACCGGATCGTGCGCGCGGCGGCACGGCTGCTCACCGAGTCGGACGGCGAGCCCGTCTCGACGCGGGCCGTCTGCACCGCCGCCGGGGTCGGGGCGCCGACCCTCTACCACCACTTCGGCGACAAGCAGGGCCTGTTCGACGCCGTCGCGGCGCACGGGTTCGAGGAGTACCTGGCGAGCAAGCGCGCGCAGGGCAGCACCGGCGACCCCATCGAGGACCTGCGCCGCGGATGGGACCTGCACGTCGAGTACGGCGTCACCCACCCGGCGTTCTACACCCTGATGTACGGGACGTCCCGCACCCCCGCCGCCGCGGACGAGGCGCATCGCATCCTGCTCGGCCTGATCGAGGCCATCGCGCGCGCGGGACGGCTCCGGGTCCCCGTCGAGACCGCCGCGCGCGTCATCCACTCCGCCGGCGTCGGGGTGACCCTCACACTGATCGCGAGCCCCGCCGGCGAGGACGCGGACCGGGACACGTCCGTCCGGACGCGCGAGGCGGTCCTGGCGGCCGTCACCGTCGAGGACGCCGCCCAGGCCGACGCGGCACCGCCCTCCCACGCGGTGGCCCTGAAGGCGGTGGCCTTGAAGGCCGCGCTGGCCGCCGCCCCGCCGCCCGCCCTGACCCCCTCGGAGGCGGCCCTGCTCAGCGAATGGCTGGACCGCGTCGCGGGCTAG
- a CDS encoding alcohol dehydrogenase catalytic domain-containing protein, which produces MRSAVLTAPGGPLEIVEREEPRPGPGEILVRVTACGMCFSEVNHLRGHYPFGTFPVVPGHEISGVVAALGEGVDWPEVGTAVGAAWLHGSCGHCDQCARGDQILCTGAPKQVTGVNRDGGYTEYFVGRAGFVTPLPDGLDPVAGAPLMCAGLTAFNGLRQAGAAAGSKVAVLGTGGVGTMAQRFAAAMGARVAVVSRSRRAEKEALGLGADLFVATDEQDPAEALRAWGGADLVVNTAPDTATGLAAFGGLRPDGTLLYLGMGAENVSVPPMALVAGRLRVMGVPSGSPHDLRDTLAFAVAHGIVPEVTPVTLDEAPGVLAAMDEGAHRGRAVITFV; this is translated from the coding sequence ATGCGCAGCGCCGTGCTCACCGCCCCGGGCGGGCCGCTGGAGATCGTCGAGCGCGAGGAGCCCCGGCCCGGCCCCGGCGAGATCCTGGTGCGGGTCACCGCCTGCGGGATGTGCTTCTCCGAGGTCAACCACCTGCGGGGCCACTACCCGTTCGGAACGTTCCCCGTCGTCCCCGGACACGAGATCAGCGGCGTCGTCGCGGCGCTCGGCGAGGGCGTCGACTGGCCGGAGGTCGGCACCGCGGTCGGCGCCGCCTGGCTGCACGGGTCCTGCGGCCACTGCGACCAGTGCGCCCGCGGCGACCAGATCCTGTGCACGGGCGCGCCGAAGCAGGTCACCGGCGTCAACCGCGACGGCGGGTACACCGAGTACTTCGTCGGCCGCGCCGGGTTCGTCACGCCGCTGCCGGACGGCCTGGACCCGGTCGCCGGCGCGCCGCTGATGTGCGCCGGCCTCACCGCGTTCAACGGGCTCCGGCAGGCCGGGGCCGCCGCCGGGTCGAAGGTGGCCGTGCTCGGCACCGGCGGCGTCGGCACGATGGCCCAGCGGTTCGCCGCCGCGATGGGCGCCCGCGTCGCCGTGGTGTCGCGGTCGCGCCGTGCCGAGAAGGAGGCCCTCGGCCTCGGCGCCGACCTGTTCGTCGCGACCGACGAGCAGGACCCGGCCGAGGCGCTGCGGGCATGGGGCGGCGCCGACCTGGTGGTCAACACCGCGCCCGACACCGCGACGGGGCTCGCCGCGTTCGGCGGCCTGCGCCCGGACGGGACCCTGCTCTACCTCGGCATGGGCGCCGAGAACGTGAGCGTGCCGCCGATGGCCCTGGTCGCCGGCCGGCTGCGCGTGATGGGCGTGCCGTCGGGCTCCCCGCACGACCTGCGCGACACCCTCGCGTTCGCGGTGGCGCACGGGATCGTCCCCGAGGTCACCCCCGTCACGCTGGACGAGGCCCCGGGCGTCCTCGCGGCGATGGACGAGGGCGCCCACCGGGGCCGCGCGGTCATCACCTTCGTGTGA
- a CDS encoding amidase — MADAADLTATELLAEYRAGALSPVEAAGAVLARIERDDPELNAFCLLDEETTLDMARAATERWRRGATLGPLDGVPVSIKDVLLTRGWPTLRGSRTIDPARPWDEDAPSVARLREQGAVFVGKTTTPEFAWKGVTDNPLTGVTRNPWDPSRTPGGSSGGAAAAVAAGMAPLALGTDGGGSVRIPAAFTGTFTIKPTYGRIPHYPASPFGTLAHTGPMTNTVADAALLLDAVCGADGRDWSALPPPDVAFAEAGAAGAGRDDLTGLRVAFSPDLGFAKVDPEVAAPVAAAVEVFAELGAKVERVDPGFGDPVEAFEVLWFAGAAKVVEHLSPEERGLLDPGLREICEQGARYSALDYLTATARRMELGRVMGLFHERYDLLLTPTMPIAAFEAGPEVPPGSPSPRWTGWTPFTYPFNMTQQPAASLPCGFTSRGLPVGLQVVGARHADALVMAACAAYERARPWRRFTRR; from the coding sequence ATGGCCGATGCGGCCGATCTGACCGCGACCGAACTGCTCGCGGAGTACCGGGCCGGGGCGCTGTCCCCGGTCGAGGCCGCCGGGGCCGTCCTCGCCCGGATCGAGCGGGACGACCCGGAGCTCAACGCGTTCTGCCTCCTCGACGAGGAGACCACCCTCGACATGGCGCGCGCCGCGACCGAGCGGTGGCGGCGCGGCGCGACGCTCGGGCCGCTGGACGGCGTGCCGGTCTCCATCAAGGACGTCCTGCTCACCCGCGGCTGGCCGACGCTGCGCGGCTCCAGGACGATCGACCCCGCCCGCCCCTGGGACGAGGACGCGCCGTCCGTCGCCCGCCTGCGCGAGCAGGGCGCGGTGTTCGTCGGCAAGACGACGACGCCGGAGTTCGCGTGGAAGGGCGTGACCGACAACCCGCTGACCGGCGTCACCCGCAACCCGTGGGACCCCTCCCGCACGCCGGGCGGGTCGAGCGGCGGCGCGGCGGCGGCGGTGGCGGCGGGCATGGCGCCGCTCGCCCTCGGCACCGACGGCGGCGGCTCGGTGCGCATCCCCGCCGCGTTCACCGGCACCTTCACGATCAAGCCGACGTACGGCCGCATCCCGCACTACCCGGCGAGCCCGTTCGGGACGCTCGCGCACACCGGCCCCATGACCAACACCGTGGCGGACGCGGCCCTGCTGCTCGACGCCGTCTGCGGGGCCGACGGCCGCGACTGGTCGGCGCTGCCGCCGCCGGACGTCGCGTTCGCCGAGGCCGGGGCCGCCGGCGCCGGGCGGGACGACCTGACCGGCCTGCGCGTCGCGTTCAGCCCCGACCTCGGGTTCGCGAAGGTCGATCCGGAGGTCGCGGCGCCGGTCGCGGCCGCCGTCGAGGTCTTCGCCGAGCTCGGCGCGAAGGTCGAGCGGGTCGACCCCGGCTTCGGGGACCCGGTCGAGGCGTTCGAGGTCCTGTGGTTCGCGGGCGCCGCCAAGGTCGTCGAGCACCTGTCGCCCGAGGAGCGCGGCCTGCTCGACCCGGGCCTGCGGGAGATCTGCGAGCAGGGCGCGCGGTACTCGGCGCTGGACTATCTGACGGCCACGGCCCGCCGCATGGAGCTCGGCCGGGTGATGGGCCTGTTCCACGAGCGCTACGACCTGCTGCTCACCCCGACGATGCCGATCGCCGCGTTCGAGGCCGGCCCGGAGGTCCCGCCGGGCTCGCCCTCCCCGCGCTGGACGGGCTGGACCCCGTTCACCTACCCGTTCAACATGACCCAGCAGCCCGCGGCGAGCCTGCCGTGCGGCTTCACCTCCCGCGGCCTGCCCGTCGGTCTCCAGGTCGTCGGCGCCCGGCACGCCGACGCCCTGGTGATGGCCGCGTGCGCCGCCTACGAGCGGGCGCGGCCGTGGAGGCGGTTCACACGAAGGTGA
- a CDS encoding D-2-hydroxyacid dehydrogenase, producing MHPAQHASAGPPDVVVLLGDVDPRGMEAAEGLARVRYVRETELAQALPGADVLFMWDFLSDALAGAWPESGGPRWVHIASAGVDRLMFPGLIHSDTVVTNSRGVFDEPIAEYVLGLVLAFAKDLHTTLRLQGERRWRHRETERITGARALVVGTGPIGRAIGRRLSAAGLAVSGAGRTAREADPDLGVVHPMERLGEALAAADYVVLAAPLTPQTRGMIDAAALQRMRPSARLVNVGRGGLVAEDDLVEALRAGRIAGAALDVFEDEPLKASSPLWEMPGVIVSPHMSGDVIGWRDELVRLFADNLGRYVSGRPLRNVVDKRLGYVGSERAASHQRG from the coding sequence ATGCACCCTGCTCAGCACGCATCCGCTGGCCCGCCTGACGTGGTGGTCCTGCTGGGCGACGTCGATCCGCGCGGTATGGAGGCGGCGGAGGGCCTCGCGCGCGTCCGTTACGTACGTGAAACAGAGCTGGCGCAGGCGCTTCCCGGCGCCGACGTCCTGTTCATGTGGGACTTCCTGTCGGACGCCCTGGCCGGCGCGTGGCCGGAGTCCGGCGGCCCCCGCTGGGTCCACATCGCCAGTGCCGGCGTCGACCGGCTCATGTTCCCCGGGCTCATCCACAGTGACACGGTTGTCACCAACTCGCGCGGCGTCTTCGACGAGCCGATCGCAGAATACGTCCTCGGGCTCGTGCTGGCCTTCGCCAAGGACCTGCACACCACCCTCCGGCTCCAGGGCGAGCGGCGCTGGCGGCACCGCGAGACCGAGCGGATCACCGGCGCCCGCGCGCTGGTCGTCGGCACCGGTCCGATCGGCCGCGCGATCGGCCGGCGGCTGTCGGCGGCGGGCCTGGCCGTCTCCGGCGCCGGGCGCACCGCCCGCGAGGCCGACCCCGACCTCGGCGTCGTCCACCCGATGGAGCGGCTGGGCGAGGCGCTCGCCGCCGCCGACTACGTCGTGCTGGCCGCGCCCCTCACCCCGCAGACCCGGGGCATGATCGACGCCGCTGCGCTGCAGCGGATGCGGCCGTCCGCGCGGCTGGTCAACGTCGGGCGCGGCGGACTGGTGGCCGAGGACGATCTCGTCGAGGCGCTGCGCGCGGGCCGGATCGCGGGCGCAGCGCTCGACGTCTTCGAGGACGAGCCGCTGAAGGCGTCCTCGCCGCTGTGGGAGATGCCGGGCGTCATCGTCTCCCCGCACATGTCCGGCGACGTGATCGGCTGGCGGGACGAGCTGGTCCGGCTGTTCGCCGACAACCTCGGCCGCTACGTGTCCGGCCGCCCCCTGCGCAACGTCGTGGACAAGCGCCTCGGGTACGTGGGCTCGGAGCGGGCGGCATCACACCAGAGGGGGTAG
- a CDS encoding DUF3830 family protein, which produces MTITLERRGVTCVAELLEKDAPRTCEAVWNALPLGGEAYHAKYARNEVYTMVERFSDDEVGLENPTVTPIPGDVVYFSFPGGMLDRKFKEEKNIHALPGVIDLAIFYGRNNLLLNGDVGWVPGNVYATIVDGLDRMAEACNDVWRSGGVGERLLYARAES; this is translated from the coding sequence ATGACCATCACTCTGGAGCGCCGCGGCGTGACCTGCGTCGCGGAGCTTCTCGAGAAGGACGCGCCGAGGACCTGCGAAGCGGTCTGGAACGCTCTACCGCTCGGAGGCGAGGCGTACCACGCCAAGTACGCCCGAAACGAGGTGTACACGATGGTCGAGCGGTTCTCCGACGATGAGGTCGGTCTGGAGAACCCCACCGTCACCCCCATCCCGGGTGACGTCGTCTACTTCTCCTTCCCGGGCGGGATGCTCGACCGGAAGTTCAAGGAGGAGAAGAACATCCACGCGCTGCCCGGCGTCATCGACCTCGCGATCTTCTACGGCCGCAACAACCTGCTGCTGAACGGGGACGTCGGCTGGGTCCCCGGCAACGTCTACGCGACGATCGTCGACGGCCTGGACCGGATGGCCGAGGCGTGCAACGACGTGTGGCGGTCCGGCGGCGTCGGCGAGCGCCTCCTCTACGCACGCGCAGAGTCCTAG
- a CDS encoding Asp/Glu racemase gives MTFDPSLVVGPELLAQHGIGVVAPFDFALDRELWRWTPDDVSLFMTRLPYVPVPVTVEMASALSDQSIVRQATRDVLAPEPLAVAYACASGSFIRGRAGELQLHQSMLQAGAPVSTTTSGALVESLGLLGARRIAVVTPYIDAVTERLVSFLGEHGIEVVTSVGLGLLSHIWKVGYGEIVSAVSAVDCPEAEAVFISCTNVPTYDIIAPLEQMIGKPVLTANQVTMCSALRAMGRAASGPGQSLVSLAPFTAA, from the coding sequence ATGACATTCGACCCCTCGCTGGTCGTCGGACCAGAGCTGCTCGCCCAGCACGGCATCGGGGTGGTCGCTCCGTTCGACTTCGCCCTCGACCGGGAACTGTGGCGCTGGACGCCCGACGACGTGTCGCTGTTCATGACCCGGCTGCCGTACGTGCCGGTCCCGGTCACGGTGGAGATGGCCTCCGCGCTGTCGGACCAGTCGATCGTCCGGCAGGCGACCCGCGACGTCCTGGCCCCCGAGCCGCTGGCGGTCGCCTACGCGTGCGCGTCGGGCAGCTTCATCCGCGGCAGGGCGGGCGAGCTCCAGCTGCACCAGTCGATGCTGCAGGCCGGCGCGCCGGTCTCGACGACGACCTCGGGCGCGCTGGTGGAGTCGCTGGGGCTGCTCGGCGCCCGGCGCATCGCGGTCGTCACGCCCTACATCGACGCCGTCACCGAGCGGCTCGTGTCGTTCCTCGGCGAGCACGGCATCGAGGTGGTCACCTCGGTCGGGCTGGGGCTGCTCAGCCACATCTGGAAGGTCGGCTACGGCGAGATCGTGTCGGCGGTGTCGGCGGTGGACTGCCCCGAGGCCGAGGCCGTCTTCATCAGCTGCACGAACGTCCCGACCTACGACATCATCGCCCCGCTGGAGCAGATGATCGGAAAGCCGGTGCTGACCGCCAACCAGGTGACGATGTGCTCGGCCCTGCGCGCCATGGGCCGAGCGGCGTCCGGTCCCGGGCAGTCCCTGGTCAGTCTCGCTCCCTTCACGGCGGCCTAG
- a CDS encoding aspartate/glutamate racemase family protein: MRQNGLRAGFLYPGYSAEDDYPAIERALGEVSLPVVHTLMREDAHRVDALLDIGGADVLGEGARTLRDLGVKAAVWACTSGSFVFGWDGAAQQVAGVREAAGVPASSTSFAFVHAARALGVTRVAVAATYPADVAERFVAFLAHAGIEVVALSCRGIVTAAEVGTLGRDEVLEFVAANDHPDAEAVLVPDTALHTVSWLDELEARVGKPVLTANQVSVWEGLRLASGPEGLPPRTGLGRLFAVPAAVPLQGRDTWQI, from the coding sequence ATGCGACAGAACGGGTTGCGCGCGGGGTTCCTCTACCCCGGCTACAGCGCCGAGGACGACTACCCCGCCATCGAGCGCGCCCTGGGAGAGGTCAGCCTCCCGGTCGTGCACACCCTGATGCGCGAGGACGCCCACCGCGTCGACGCACTGCTGGACATCGGCGGCGCCGACGTGCTCGGCGAGGGCGCCCGCACGCTGCGCGACCTCGGCGTGAAGGCCGCCGTGTGGGCCTGCACCAGCGGGAGCTTCGTGTTCGGCTGGGACGGCGCCGCGCAGCAGGTCGCGGGCGTCCGCGAGGCGGCGGGCGTGCCCGCCTCCAGCACGTCGTTCGCGTTCGTGCACGCGGCGCGGGCCCTCGGCGTGACCCGGGTCGCGGTCGCCGCGACCTATCCGGCCGACGTCGCCGAGCGGTTCGTCGCGTTCCTCGCCCACGCCGGCATCGAGGTGGTGGCGCTGTCCTGCCGGGGCATCGTCACCGCCGCCGAGGTCGGCACCCTCGGCCGCGACGAGGTGCTGGAGTTCGTCGCGGCCAACGACCATCCGGACGCCGAGGCGGTGCTGGTGCCCGACACCGCGCTGCACACCGTGTCCTGGCTCGACGAGCTGGAGGCGCGGGTCGGCAAGCCCGTGCTGACCGCCAACCAGGTGAGCGTCTGGGAGGGGCTGCGGCTCGCGTCCGGCCCCGAGGGGCTCCCGCCGCGCACCGGGCTGGGCCGGCTGTTCGCCGTCCCCGCCGCCGTGCCCCTGCAGGGGCGAGATACCTGGCAGATATGA